A section of the Streptomyces sp. Je 1-369 genome encodes:
- a CDS encoding NAD(P)-binding protein yields the protein MPTSKPPTTPSLKLTVIGGGLAGLTAAISAAEAGARVTLREAHHTLGGRARTSEGTYKTNEGPHALYNGGPLWTWLKQRDLIGPLAPLPPLEGARLRLLHGGALRRTPPLAMLKLLHRKTEQAPVDRDFMSWATEEVGEEGARAAAHYVAVATYHHDPGSLSARFVHERLRRTTKLPPQAHYPRGGWGSVVDRMAALAWNMGVRTETLDRVDTLDALPQDGPVIVATSLDAARRLLGDASLRWESGRTTLVDVAFRSRRGDLFVVSDLDRTGWVERFTAQDRTLAPAGEQLVQAQIPLSPDETKADGVAHAEHLLDLGFPGWRERVTWRRASVANGRTGALDRPGTTWRDRPAIDRGNGVYVVGDQVAAPGLLSEVSFNSAVEAVSLALTRSTLDLKSTSG from the coding sequence ATGCCCACGTCCAAGCCCCCCACCACGCCAAGCCTCAAGCTCACCGTCATCGGCGGCGGCCTCGCCGGTCTCACCGCGGCCATCAGCGCCGCCGAGGCGGGCGCCCGCGTCACCCTCCGCGAGGCCCACCACACCCTCGGCGGCCGCGCCCGCACCTCCGAAGGCACGTACAAGACGAACGAGGGCCCCCACGCCCTCTACAACGGCGGCCCCCTGTGGACCTGGCTCAAGCAGCGCGACCTCATCGGCCCGCTCGCCCCTCTCCCACCCCTCGAAGGCGCCCGCCTGCGCCTGCTCCACGGGGGCGCACTGCGCCGCACCCCGCCCCTCGCGATGCTCAAACTGCTGCACCGCAAGACGGAACAGGCCCCGGTCGACCGTGACTTCATGTCGTGGGCCACGGAGGAGGTCGGCGAGGAGGGCGCACGCGCCGCCGCGCACTACGTAGCCGTCGCCACCTACCACCACGACCCCGGCTCGCTCTCCGCCCGCTTCGTGCACGAAAGGCTGCGCCGCACCACCAAGCTGCCCCCGCAGGCGCACTACCCGCGCGGCGGCTGGGGTTCCGTCGTCGACCGCATGGCCGCGCTGGCCTGGAACATGGGCGTACGCACGGAGACGCTGGACCGGGTGGACACGCTCGACGCCCTCCCCCAGGACGGGCCAGTCATCGTCGCGACGTCCCTCGACGCGGCCCGGCGGCTCCTCGGCGACGCGTCCCTGCGCTGGGAGAGCGGCCGCACGACACTCGTCGACGTGGCGTTCCGTTCCCGAAGGGGTGACCTGTTCGTCGTCTCCGACCTGGACAGGACGGGCTGGGTGGAGCGTTTCACCGCCCAGGACCGTACGCTCGCACCCGCCGGTGAGCAGCTCGTACAGGCCCAGATCCCCCTCTCCCCCGACGAGACCAAGGCCGACGGCGTGGCCCACGCGGAGCACCTGCTCGACCTCGGCTTCCCGGGCTGGCGCGAACGTGTCACGTGGCGCCGCGCCTCGGTCGCGAACGGCCGTACGGGCGCGCTGGACCGCCCGGGCACGACCTGGAGGGACCGTCCCGCGATCGACCGCGGAAACGGCGTCTACGTAGTGGGCGATCAGGTCGCGGCGCCGGGGCTGCTGTCCGAGGTGTCGTTCAACAGCGCGGTGGAGGCGGTGTCGCTGGCACTGACCAGGTCGACGCTTGACCTCAAGTCCACTTCAGGTTGA
- a CDS encoding aminoglycoside phosphotransferase family protein, with amino-acid sequence MIDIRIPDELVESQHLYAGEPGRAFIAALPARVREFVERWDLTVDGDPMHGMAALVLPVVRADGTPAAVKFQLLDEETEGEPVALRVWDGDGAVRLLDHDAATGTMLLERLDSGRMLSTMADTRKAVLVLAELLARLTATPAPEGMRGLGDIAAEMVDGLPKALKAIADPGERALVERCGGAVREVMGEPGDRMLHWDLHFENVLASDREPWLAIDPKPLAGDPGFDLWPALDNKFDADDVLWRFDAMTEVLALDRERARAWTLGRVLQNALWEAEDGRPMVADDMEIARRLLGR; translated from the coding sequence GTGATCGATATTCGCATTCCGGACGAGCTGGTCGAGTCGCAGCACCTGTACGCGGGAGAGCCGGGGCGTGCCTTCATCGCCGCGCTCCCCGCGCGCGTACGGGAGTTCGTGGAGCGCTGGGACCTGACCGTCGACGGCGACCCGATGCACGGCATGGCGGCGCTCGTGCTGCCCGTGGTGCGCGCGGACGGTACGCCCGCCGCGGTCAAGTTCCAGCTCCTGGACGAGGAGACCGAGGGCGAGCCGGTCGCGCTGCGCGTGTGGGACGGCGACGGGGCGGTGCGCCTCCTCGACCACGACGCCGCCACCGGCACGATGCTGCTCGAACGGCTCGACTCCGGGCGGATGTTGTCCACGATGGCCGACACCCGCAAGGCCGTCCTCGTCCTCGCCGAACTCCTCGCCCGGCTCACCGCGACGCCCGCCCCCGAAGGCATGCGCGGGCTCGGCGACATCGCCGCCGAGATGGTCGACGGCCTGCCGAAGGCGCTGAAGGCGATCGCGGACCCCGGCGAGCGTGCCCTCGTCGAGCGGTGCGGGGGCGCGGTGCGCGAGGTCATGGGGGAGCCCGGCGACCGGATGCTGCACTGGGACCTGCACTTCGAGAACGTCCTGGCGAGCGACCGCGAACCGTGGCTCGCCATCGACCCGAAGCCGCTCGCGGGCGACCCCGGCTTCGACCTCTGGCCCGCCCTCGACAACAAGTTCGACGCGGACGACGTGCTGTGGCGGTTCGACGCGATGACGGAGGTCCTTGCCCTCGACCGTGAGAGGGCGCGGGCCTGGACGCTCGGGCGGGTCCTGCAGAACGCGTTGTGGGAGGCCGAGGACGGGCGGCCGATGGTGGCCGACGACATGGAGATCGCGCGGCGGTTGCTGGGCCGGTAA
- a CDS encoding zinc-binding dehydrogenase: protein MRAIRLHAFGPAENLVLEETPDPEPAKGQVRITVAAAGVHLLDTAIREGIQGPLPELPALPTIPGREIAGIVDELGDDVPAHWLGKRVVAHIGFAPGGYAERVVTEASRLHEVPDDLDSAEAVALIGTGRTTMGILRFATLTPDSVAVVPAAAGGIGTLLTKYAKHRGATVIGLAGGPEKTARVRANGADLAVDYTDPKWPDEVRTYLAEQLDGRAATVVFDGVGGDAGRHAVDLLGPGGTHIVFGWSGKGPQADDDGEDLEFTEEELAARGITQLNVLGPAMMRKADGDNPVRTLELAALTAASLGHFTPAVQRFPLAEAAAAHRALESRATMGKVVLVP from the coding sequence ATGCGCGCCATCCGCCTCCACGCCTTCGGCCCCGCCGAGAACCTCGTCCTCGAAGAGACGCCGGACCCCGAACCGGCGAAGGGCCAGGTCCGCATCACCGTGGCGGCGGCCGGCGTGCACCTCCTCGATACCGCGATCCGCGAGGGCATACAGGGCCCGCTCCCCGAACTCCCGGCCCTGCCCACCATCCCGGGCCGGGAGATCGCGGGCATCGTCGACGAGCTCGGCGACGACGTCCCCGCGCACTGGCTGGGCAAGCGCGTCGTCGCCCACATCGGCTTCGCCCCCGGGGGCTACGCCGAGCGCGTCGTCACCGAGGCGTCCCGCCTGCACGAGGTCCCGGACGACCTCGACTCCGCGGAGGCGGTCGCCCTGATCGGCACGGGACGTACGACGATGGGCATCCTGCGGTTCGCCACGCTGACGCCCGACTCCGTGGCCGTGGTCCCCGCCGCCGCGGGCGGCATCGGCACGCTCCTCACGAAGTACGCCAAGCACCGCGGCGCCACCGTGATCGGCCTGGCGGGCGGCCCGGAGAAGACGGCCCGCGTCCGCGCGAACGGCGCCGACCTCGCCGTGGACTACACCGACCCGAAGTGGCCCGACGAGGTCCGCACGTACCTCGCGGAGCAGCTCGACGGCCGCGCGGCCACCGTCGTCTTCGACGGCGTGGGCGGCGACGCGGGACGGCACGCGGTGGACCTGCTCGGCCCCGGCGGCACGCACATCGTCTTCGGCTGGTCGGGCAAGGGGCCACAGGCCGACGACGACGGCGAGGATCTCGAGTTCACCGAGGAGGAGCTCGCCGCGCGCGGCATCACGCAGCTCAACGTGCTCGGCCCGGCGATGATGCGGAAGGCGGACGGCGACAACCCGGTCCGCACGCTGGAGCTCGCCGCCCTCACCGCCGCGTCGCTGGGCCACTTCACTCCGGCCGTGCAGCGCTTCCCCCTCGCGGAGGCCGCCGCCGCACACCGCGCCCTGGAGTCCCGCGCCACGATGGGCAAGGTCGTCCTCGTCCCCTGA
- a CDS encoding GNAT family N-acetyltransferase — MIRTATPADVPVIHALVRDLATYEKVPDEAKATEEQLREALFGERPAAFAHIAEDDASGDVVGFALWFLNFSTWRGVHGIYLEDLYVRPEARGGGHGRALLTELARICVERGYERLEWSVLDWNEPSIDFYRSLGALPQDEWTVYRLTDGALDALGRS, encoded by the coding sequence ATGATTCGTACCGCCACGCCCGCAGATGTCCCCGTCATCCACGCCCTGGTCCGTGACCTCGCCACGTACGAGAAGGTGCCCGACGAGGCGAAGGCCACCGAGGAGCAACTGCGCGAGGCGCTCTTCGGGGAGCGTCCCGCCGCCTTCGCGCACATCGCCGAGGACGACGCGTCCGGCGACGTGGTCGGGTTCGCGCTGTGGTTCCTCAACTTCTCGACGTGGCGCGGTGTGCACGGCATCTACCTGGAGGACCTGTACGTACGTCCCGAGGCGCGCGGCGGCGGGCACGGCAGGGCGCTCCTCACCGAGCTCGCGCGGATCTGCGTGGAGCGCGGCTACGAGCGCCTCGAATGGTCCGTACTCGACTGGAACGAGCCGTCGATCGACTTCTACCGGTCGCTGGGGGCGCTGCCCCAGGACGAGTGGACCGTGTACCGGCTGACCGACGGCGCGCTGGACGCGCTCGGCCGTTCATAG
- a CDS encoding GNAT family N-acetyltransferase yields the protein MESVQFRDIPEAGIDRALSLSYLVFHENPEDEKRKHHHDLLRGCTRVGAYEGDELVGLVAAFPFTVSVPGGELPCPCLTFVSVAPTHRRRGVLSGMLAELFARASADGAPIAALWASEDAIYGRFGFGPATHGHTVEIDSRRPLALRITPDDRPLRLIAPSEAYGVLGEYYDRTRADRAGRIARGEAWWREEWLVEEDEEDDELSPPRVVVLGATDDTVAGYAIYRTRTRDDAPGLVRLDELEADTPAAAAALWRYLASIDLTGLIRAWGRPVDDPLHLFSADRDQVRVTGEFPALWVRLVDVRGALEARSWAAPVDVVLDVRDDRLPANEGRHRLTASAEGCTYERTGDPADLTLDVRDLAACYLGGTTTDALVRAGLATEHTPGTAAALDAALRTPLLPHTVDEF from the coding sequence ATGGAATCCGTCCAGTTCCGCGACATCCCCGAGGCCGGGATCGACCGCGCGCTCTCCCTCTCCTACCTCGTCTTCCACGAGAACCCGGAGGACGAGAAGCGCAAACACCACCACGACCTGCTGCGCGGCTGCACCCGCGTCGGGGCGTACGAGGGAGACGAACTCGTCGGACTCGTCGCGGCGTTCCCCTTCACCGTGTCCGTGCCGGGCGGCGAGCTGCCCTGCCCCTGCCTGACGTTCGTCTCCGTGGCACCGACGCACCGGCGGCGCGGCGTGCTCTCCGGCATGCTCGCGGAGCTGTTCGCGCGGGCGTCGGCGGACGGCGCGCCGATCGCGGCCCTGTGGGCGTCGGAGGACGCGATCTACGGAAGGTTCGGCTTCGGCCCCGCCACCCACGGCCACACCGTGGAGATCGACTCCCGGCGCCCGCTCGCCCTGCGCATCACCCCGGACGACCGCCCGCTGCGCCTGATCGCCCCCTCCGAGGCGTACGGCGTGCTCGGGGAGTACTACGACCGCACACGCGCCGACCGCGCAGGCCGCATCGCCCGCGGTGAGGCGTGGTGGCGCGAGGAGTGGCTGGTGGAGGAGGACGAGGAGGACGACGAGCTGTCACCACCCCGGGTGGTCGTCCTCGGCGCCACTGACGACACTGTCGCCGGTTACGCGATCTACCGCACCAGGACCCGCGACGACGCCCCCGGTCTCGTCCGCCTGGACGAGCTGGAGGCGGACACACCCGCCGCCGCGGCCGCCCTCTGGCGCTACCTCGCGTCGATCGACCTGACGGGCCTCATCCGCGCGTGGGGACGGCCCGTCGACGACCCGCTGCACCTCTTCTCCGCCGACCGCGACCAGGTGCGCGTGACCGGCGAGTTCCCGGCGCTCTGGGTCCGCCTCGTCGACGTGCGCGGAGCACTGGAGGCCCGCTCCTGGGCGGCCCCGGTGGACGTGGTCCTCGACGTACGCGACGACCGCCTCCCGGCCAACGAGGGCCGCCACCGCCTGACGGCGTCCGCCGAGGGCTGTACGTACGAGAGGACGGGGGACCCCGCGGACCTCACCCTCGACGTGCGCGACCTGGCGGCCTGCTACCTGGGCGGCACGACGACGGACGCCCTGGTCCGCGCGGGCCTCGCCACGGAGCACACCCCGGGCACGGCGGCGGCGCTGGACGCGGCCCTGCGCACGCCGCTGCTGCCGCACACGGTGGACGAGTTCTGA